GTCCGCGGTGGAGGTGGCGAGCCGTGCGTAGGGGACGAGGTCGTCGGCCGTGTAGTCGGTGCCGAGGCGGCTGAGTGCCGCGAGGCTCTCGGCGAGTGCCGGGCGGTGCGGCGACGCGTCGGAGATCTGCCAGCCCATGTTCTCGATGAGAGCCTCGACCCTCGCGGCGGCTCCGCCCGGTGCCACGTCGCCGGCGGCGCTGTCCGGACCGGCGCCGTCCTCGTCGTCCGCGCCATGCTTCCCGCTCGGGTCCTCAGTCTCCGCGGACGGAACGGGCAGCGCGTGATGGACGACGCCCAGAGTCTCGAACGCGTCCAGCGGGCGGTCGACGGCTTCGAGCACTTCACGGGTCCGGGCGACGGAGAGCCCGCCGAGCTGGATGAGGGAACGGATCAGGCGGAGCCGCTGGAGGTGCTCCTCGTCGTATTCGACCGTCGTGGGGTTCAGCGCGCGGCCCTCGGGGAGCAGCCCTTCCCGGCGGTAGTACTTGATGGTCGCCGCCGGTACCCCGGACCGTCGGCTGAGCTCTGAAATCCTCATGCGCTCCCTCACGCTCAACTGTCCCACCAGTATCGCGTTACCGGGGGTTGCCCCACCTGGCTCGATAGTGCCACTATCAGGCACTCGGTAGCGACACTATCGAGTGCCTCTCCGGTGTGCCCGCTGCTCCGTGCGCATGGACCAACATGCTCCCGCGGAAGCCGCCCGCACCCACGCGGTCGCACCCGGCCGCAGTTCCTCCCCCCTGCCCCGGGCCCGCCCAGCCAGTTCTGGGCCCGGTCGTCCCGTACGTCTCGACAACGGAGAACCCCACCATGTCCCAGCGAATCGGCAAGACCCACTGGAAGCGCTTCGTCATCGGAGCGGTGCCGACGGTGGCCGCCACGGCCGCGGTCGCCGTCTCCATGGCCCAGGGCGCGCTGGCCGCTTCGTTCAGCATCTCCGGTTCCGACTTCCAGGTCTCGGCCGGCAAGTTGAGCGGCACCGGATTCGGCAACTACGCCACAGTCGACGTCGCCAAGAACGGCAAGCACGTGCCCGTCTCCGTCTCGTCCATCAAGGACGCGACGGTCACCGACATGTGCCAGTCCGTGCCGGTGGACATTCCCGTACTGGGCACCTACACGATGACGCTCAAGGCGGGTGGGTCGGGTACGCCGGTCAAGGCCAAGGACCTGTACATCGACATGACCGACCTCCAGGCCAAGAAGGGCACCTTCACCAACGTCGACATCGGCGTCGCCACCGGCTCCATGACCAAGGGTCAGGTCAACCCGAAGGACAAGGTCGACCCCAACGGCTACGCCCAGCAGGCGGACAAGGTCGAGATCATCGACGCCCACCAGAAGGTCTGGGCCACGACCGCCGGAACGTTCGAACTGTCGGGCCTGCACATGAACATCGC
Above is a window of Streptomyces sp. NBC_00490 DNA encoding:
- a CDS encoding MerR family transcriptional regulator is translated as MRISELSRRSGVPAATIKYYRREGLLPEGRALNPTTVEYDEEHLQRLRLIRSLIQLGGLSVARTREVLEAVDRPLDAFETLGVVHHALPVPSAETEDPSGKHGADDEDGAGPDSAAGDVAPGGAAARVEALIENMGWQISDASPHRPALAESLAALSRLGTDYTADDLVPYARLATSTADLDFAQFDGIEDRIALAERAVVLTVLFEPVVRLLRRLAQEDANHRRHQRRACGRGEQPTE
- a CDS encoding DUF6230 family protein, whose translation is MSQRIGKTHWKRFVIGAVPTVAATAAVAVSMAQGALAASFSISGSDFQVSAGKLSGTGFGNYATVDVAKNGKHVPVSVSSIKDATVTDMCQSVPVDIPVLGTYTMTLKAGGSGTPVKAKDLYIDMTDLQAKKGTFTNVDIGVATGSMTKGQVNPKDKVDPNGYAQQADKVEIIDAHQKVWATTAGTFELSGLHMNIAPGRHDCF